GAGCCACCATCTTTTACTAATACGGTATAATGCGGATCGATATAATCATAATCCTGGGTATCATATTTATGATTGGACGGAGAGACGAACAGGGGATTGAAGTATACCACTTCCACCCCCAGATCTTGCAGATAATCCAGTTTTTCTTTGACGCCTTGCAAATCTCCGCCATAAAAGCGACCGATGTCCCGGCTCTTTACCGGAGCATCCCAGTCTTCCACGCCTTCTACCGGCTCCCCGATATAAAGATATTCCCTGGTTTCCACATTATTCTTTGGATTCCCGTTGCAAAACCGATCCACGAAAATCTGATACATAACTGCGCCTTTTGCCCAGTCCGGTGTGGAAAAGCCCGGCGTGATCCGAAATGCATAATACTCTACGATTTCATCCGATACTCCACATCGGTTGAAGTAACAGATCTCGGATCCTTTGCGGATCTGAAAACAATAGGTAAAAATCTGTTCCCCCAGCGTCTGTCTGATCTCATAATAATCAAATTCACCACGGGTCTCTGTCTTTTCTAAAGGAAAGGCGCCATCTCTTGTCAGGAGTAAGACTTCATCCACATCCTGTTTTGCCGTACGGAATCTTAACGTAATCTCTTCATGCAATGCCGGCTCCGGCGGGATCACATATGATCCCGTTCCATCACAAAACAACGCCTGTCTGTTCATGTCTGCCTCCTGTTACATTATGCCTGTTCTTCCGGTTGTTCTGCGGCTGTTTCTCCGTCAGCATTTGCTTCGGTCTGAGCCGCTCCGTCTGCCTGTGCATCTGCATTGTTTACCGGATATGCATCAAACAGTGCTTCAAATTCCTCCCGGTTGATCTTCTCTTTCTCCAGAAGAACCTTCGCACATGCCTGCAGAACAGGATCATATTCTTTCAAAAGTGCTTTCGCCTTTGCGTAACATTCATCAATGATCCGTTTTACTTCCTGATCAATGGTGCCTGCCACGCTTTCTCCGTAACCTCTGGATGTATGTCCGAAGTCCCGTCCGATAAACACTTCATCGCTGTCATTATCATAGTTTACAAGGCCAAGTTCCTCTGACATACCAAACTTGGTTACCATGGATTTGGCGATTGCAGTTGCCTGTTTGATATCCTGAGAAGCTCCGGTGGTAATGTCGTCGAAAACTTCCTCCTCTGCCACACGTCCGCCAAGGGATACTGTAATCTCCTGAAGCATCTTGCCCTTGGTATTAAACATCTCATCTTTTTCCGGCAACGGCATGGTATAACCGCCCGCTCCGCCTGTCGGTACGATGGAGACACTGTAAACCGGTCCCACATCCGGAAGCAGATGGAATAAAATCGCATGGCCTGCTTCGTGGTATGCCGTGATCCGGCGTTCTTTCTCTGATACGATCCGGCTCTTCTTCTCGGTTCCGATGCCCACTTTCACAAAGGCATGACGGATATCCGACTGTTTGATGAAGACACGGTTTTCTTTGGCTGCCACGATCGCTGCCTCATTTAACAGATTCTCCAGGTCCGCTCCGGTAAATCCTGCGGTCGTCTGTGCGATCTGCTTCAGATCCACATCATCTGCCAGAGGTTTATTCTTGGCATGAACAGCAAGAATCTCTTCTCTTCCCTGCACATCCGGACGTCCCACAATCACATCCCGGTCAAAACGTCCCGGTCTTAAGATCGCCGGATCCAGAATATCTTTCCGGTTGGTAGCTGCCATCACGATGATTCCTTCGTTGACACCAAAACCGTCCATCTCTACCAGCAACTGGTTCAGAGTCTGTTCTCTCTCGTCGTGTCCGCCGCCCAGGCCGCTTCCTCTCCGGCGCGCCACGGCATCAATCTCATCAATAAAGATAATACACGGAGCATTTTTCTTGGCATCCTGGAACAGATCCCGGACACGGGATGCCCCTACGCCCACGAACATTTCCACGAAATCCGAACCGGAAATGGTAAAGAACGGTACACCCGCCTCTCCTGCAACTGCCTTTGCGAGCAGGGTCTTACCGGTTCCCGGAGGACCCTCCAGAAGGACTCCTTTTGGGATACGTGCACCCACCTGGATGTATTTCTGTGGTGCTTTTAAGAAATCTACGATCTCTTCCAACTGTTCTTTTTCTTCTTTTAATCCGGCCACATTTTCAAATGTCACCCGCTTGTCCTGATCGGTACTCATTCTTGCCCGACTCTTTCCGAAGCTCATAGCCTTTGCATTGGCTCCACCACCCTGCCGGTTCATCAGCATAAAGAGCAGCGCCACGCCCAACAGCATGATCAGAGTCGGTGCCAGAGTCTGGCTGAACCAGGTCTCCTGCGGAACATTTTCCAGTTCATAATCGATCTTCGCATCTTCCAGAACCTTCTCTGCCTCTTTTACATCTGAGACATTGACGGTATAAATCGTATCGTCTCCATCCATGGAAATCGTCAGGACTCCGGTTGGAACCTCTTTATTCTGGCTGATCGATACGTCTGTTACCTGATCTTTTTCCACCGCCTTTACAAAGGATTGATAGCTGATGGTGTTCCCACGCACCTGCACCCGGTTGGTAAACCAGAACACAAAGAACGCAAGTGCCACGAACATCAAAAGCGTCAGTCCGCTGGTGCCTTTATAGTTTCTGTTCTTATTCAACTTCAGTTACCCCTTCCTATTCCAGACCTTCAACTACACCGATGTATGGAAGGTTCCGATACTTCTGCGCATAATCCAGTCCGTATCCTACTACGAATTCGTCCGGAATCTCAAAGCCTACATAATCTACTTTTACATCTTTTTCTCTGCGGTCCGGTTTGTCCAGAAGCGTGCAAAGATGCATGCTCTTCGGTCCTCTCTTCTTCAGGACATCCAGCAGATAGTACAGGGTATTTCCGGAATCAATGATATCCTCCACAACCAGCACTTCTTTTCCTTCTAGGCTTTCGTCCAGATCTTTTGTGATCTTTACGATTCCGCTGGACTGGGTTCCGTCTCCGTAACTTCCGACACTCATGAAGTCAAGAGAAACCGGGATGGTAATTCTCTTAGCCAGCTCACAAAGGAAGAACACGCCACCTTTCAGAACACAGATCAAATGTACCTGTTTACCGGCATAATCTTCGCTGATCTGTTTACCCAGTTCTTCAATCCTGCGATCCACATCCTCTTCTGAAACCAATACTCTAATTTTCTCTGCCATTTTGCTTATCCTCCGTTTTTCTCAGTTCTATTTGCAAAATCTTTTTTGTTTCTTCTTTTACCCGGTAGCTGTCCCCTCTCCTGTATCCCGGGATCCACAGGATCTCTTTACCTGCCGCGACCAGTAAAATACCGGACCTTTGTTCCGCCGGAATCTTCTCATTAATAAAGAAAGATTTCAGCTTCTGACGGTGGCCTGAATCGTCCACCACCAGATAATCTCCCGGCTCTCTGAACCTGATTTCCAAATTACAGTTCATTATATCATAATCAAACCATTTCGTGTAGGGGGTTTGGGGCAGTTGTTCCGGGGAAAATCCATGGTTTTTTTCAATAATTTTACAGATGATTTCCGCCTTTGCTCCGGGAAAGGCTGTCCGCCCCGGGATTTGCAAAATACAGTTTCCTTTTTTCTTGTCTCCATCTGATTTTGTCGCTTCCTGGTTTTTCTGTTTTTCACCTTCCCGCTCCATCTTTTTCAGACCCGTATTCTCAGAATATATACTTTTATTCCAAAGTTTCTTCCGAATCTTCACACCCTCATAATCCCGGATAGCCTCCAGATTGTAAGGCAGATCGATCCGACGTCCGCTCTGGCGTTCAAACAATTCTAAGATCTGCTGCACATGGACTGCTTCCAGATCTTTTTCCCGTCCCGCCTGTTCTGCCAGAACTTTTCGAACCAGCGACTGGCGCAGATAGGGATGCAGCCGGTACAAGGGAGCTTTTCGAAGACGGATTTCTTTTCTTATTTCATACTTTTCAGACAACGTCCTACCGTCAGGTATTTCTCCGTTCTGTCCGTTTACATTTTCCGAAAAGTCCGGCACTCTTTCCACACACGCTTCCATATGTGCTGTCACTTCCTGCTCCACATAATCCTGAAGACTCCACATCTGCTCCATCCAGGCGCCGATATGCTCCGAAGCCTTTGCGTTGACCTGTGTCTCCAGCGTCGGAAGGATCTGGTGCCGGATCCGGTTTCTGGTATATTCATCCTCCAGATTCGTCGAATCCGTCCTCCAGGAAATGTGCTGTTCCTCCAGCCAGCTTTCGATTTCTTTTCGCCCCACACCAAGCAACGGTCTGACATAACTTCCATTTACCGGTCGCATACCACCGGCTCCTTTCAGACCGCTTCCTCTGGAAAGATGGAACAAAAAGGTCTCTGCATTATCATCCCTGTGATGGGCCAGCACGATTTTGTCCGCCTTTTCTTCCTTGCAGATCTTCTCGAAACACTGTCTGCGAAAAATCCGTCCCGCCTCTTCTTCCGAGAGTTTCTCCGCTTTCGCCAGCTCCGGAACCTTGCCGGAACATATCCGAATCTTCACGCCCAACCTTTCGCACAAATTTTCCACAAACCTTTGATCTTCCATCGCCTCTTCGCCACGGATCCCGTGATTCACATGAACCGCAATCAGCTCCATTCCCAGTTCTTCACACAGATTTTTCAGCACAAAAAGCAGGCATACCGAATCTGCTCCTCCGGATATGCCCGCCACCAATCTGTCTCCTGATCGGAACAACTGCCAGGTCTTGGAAAATGTTTTCACCTTCTGATATAAATTCTCTGTTTTCATGTTCTTTATTATACGGAACCCCTTGGACTTTGTCAAAATCCCTTTTCACACATTCTCGTCACATTCCGATTCCTTTTCGCCCCTGCTTTTCTTCCCTGTTCCCATCCATTTCTTTGCTAATTGCCATTCATATGCAGAATCATCCGTGCAGCGACTCACACCTCCCAGATTCCAACCACCAGCACCGTCATATCATCCAGCGGTGCTTCCCCGTTCCAGCTCAGCACCTGTTCCAGAATATAATGCGCCATTTCTTTTGGATTCTGCTTCGCCGTTCCCTGAATCATCATTTCCAGAATCAGATCCTGCTCTCCTACCGGAAGCGCATCCATCACCCCGTCCGTCACCATGATCAGAAAATCTCCATCTCCCAGAATCCGCTTCGTACTGTCAATCTCAATGGTGTGGAGCACCCCAATCGGCAGACTGGTAGAAGTCAGGTGTTCCACCTGATCTTCCCGCCGGATAAACGTGGACGATGCACCGGCCTTGATAATCTCACAGGTTCCCGTATAAAGATCAAAAATACTCATATCGATGGTAGAAAAATGGATTTCTTCCCTCCCCATGACCAATGTGGTATTGATCATCTGGATCGCCGTTTTTGGCGGAAAGCCTGCTTCCAGCAGTTCTTCCAGAAGATCCAGCACCATCTGGCTTTCCTTTTTCGCCTTTTCACCGGCACCCATTCCATCGGAAAGCACCGCGCTTTTCTGCCCGCCCGGCAGTTCCATCATAGAAAAACTGTCTCCCGAAATCTGACTGCAGCCTTTTCCGATCTTCGCCACACCCTGCATGGTATAAAATGCCGGTCCTTCTTCAAAAATCAGTGTCGCATAATCTTTCCCCACTACCTGCCTCTGTCCATAAGCCGGAACCATCCGGTGTCCGAAGGTCTGGGAGACAATTTTCGCCATTTCCCGCACCATCATGCAAGTCTTGTCCATCATGCGAACGATCATCTGAATCTTGTGTTTTCCGTCTTTCGTCAGAAAAAATGTCAGACTCAGCACCCGTACTTTTTCTTTTCGAAGCCGGGTTGTCAGTTTCTTTTCCATCCGCTCCTCTTCGTAAATACTGTCTTCCAGCTCCCTCGCTGTCGTCCGGATCATATCTGCAAAAGTATCCATCTGGATGGCGCAGCCTTTCCTGCTTTGAATCATCCGATTCTGCCAGAGCATGTTCTGTTTGGCATTCCGAAACACTTCCAGCGTTCTTCTCAGAAACCTCGGTGCCATCACACAACGCTGCTGCAGTTTCCGTTTTGTCTCCACATTCAGCTCGCTTCCGTAACTCTCCACAGCCGACAGAATCTCATAGCCCATCTGATAAGTATGTACAAAATTTTCACCCCAGCACCACTGGCATTTTTCACACTGCTCACATACCGTTTCCTTTACATGCTGAAACATGCGCTCGATCTCTTCACTGGTAAATTTATTTTTCTTATCCTCCAGTTCCAGAAATGTACTGGATAACTGTTTCAATGAATTTGCATATTTTTCAATCTGAACCACATATGGGCTCGCGTGCAGCACCTGCTCTTCTTCCATTCTCCATCTCTGCCTTTCACTTTCCTATACTATAAACCACATCCCGGCCTGTTCCGGGATTGTATGTGGTTACCAAGATTTTAAGCAAGCCTGGACTTCAGCTCACCACTGACCAACTAAAAAAGATCCACCGGATCTTTTTGTCGTATGCTTGGCAAAAAAAGAGCCCTGGGATTTTCCCAAAGCTCTTCATTCGTATCTTTCTGATTTATTCTGCCGGCTCAAACACAATCTCGTCCGGATCTACCAGTCCTAATTTCTCTCGTGCCACGTCCTTGACGTACTCGTCGGACTGGACATATTCCTGATATTCTTCCACTTCGGAAGAACGTTCTTTTTCTTTCTCAATCTCCTGATTCAGTTCCGCTTCCTGGCTCTTGTATTCGTTGTTCTTTGCCTGAAGCGTCATGGAACGAAATGCCATCATCCCCGTCATCAAAAGAAGCACCGTCGATACCAGCACCACAGTCCGTTTGAACTGTCTGGCACTGCGTCTCTTCCTGCGCCCGCTGCTCGTTCTCTTATTCATATACTCACCCATTCTGACAGAAAAAGCCGTCATTTTCAGACCTTCTGTCACCCCTTAATCTTATAACTATATTACTTGGTTTTCCGATGGTTTTCAAGTTTTTTTGCCACCATTTTTTCAGAAATCCACCCACATACAACACCTAGTATGAAGTACCATCTTACAACCCCATAAGTAGTAAAATATAGTTGATAAAATCCATAAATACTGATCCCAATCCAGTAAAAAATGTCTTCGACCGCTACCATTTTTCCGGAATGACGGATCAGTTTGCGAAAAAGTTTCAGAATCTCATACGCGCACGCAGAAACTACGCCCGTCAGAAAGGCGCAGAGAAAAACGCCGACTTCCCGCTCCAGTCCCATTATCATTTCAGCAGCCTGTTCCAGAAAGAATTCCCGCTTTTTCCGGCAATCCCTTCCGCAGAAGAATAAACCAAGCTGTCAATATTTCCAGCCAGATCTACTTCTCCCTTTTCCACGCTCAGCCGGTTCACATGCAGATCACTCCCTTTTACCATCAGCATGCCCTGTTCCGTCTCCAGCAAAATCTCATTAATATCAAAGGAAAGCACATCCAGAACTCCTGTTACCGTCCCGGAGCGCCGATTATTGAGCACAACCTTATGTGCTTTTTGCACCTGTCTTTCTTCCATCCCCATTTTGTCCCTTCCGGCTTTTTAGAAATATATGACAGGCTTTCTTTTTTTATGCTTCCTTTTTCCGATCGTTCCATCTCTTTTGCAACGATTCCTTCGCGCCATTTTTCAGATTTTTAGAGGTATTTAAACAATTCTTTCGCTTCCTCTTTCTTGGTGGTATCCTGCAGATCCAGGACTTCTACCTTCACCGTTCGGGTTCCGAACTGGATCTCGATGATATCTCCCACTTTTACTTTTACAGATGCCTTCGCCACGGTTCCGTTGACCGTTACACGACCGGCATCACAGGCTTCATTTGCCACAGTCCGGCGTTTGATCAGCCGGGACACTTTTAAAAACTTATCCAGTCTCATCTATGATCTCCTTTTCTATAACATCTTCCATGTACGCCGCAGTGTGCATCCTCGCGGAGCGTTTTTAGGTATCGGACAATAGTCCTATATATCAATAGAAACTTGCTTGCTAGTTTCTCGCGCCTGCGGTGGTCGCTTGCGACATCTTCCCTGTGCACCGCAGTGCGCATCCCCGCGGAGCGTTTTTAGGTATCGGACAATAGTCCGATACCTAAAAAAATGCCGCGCATGACACAACCGTCACACGCGACACTCATTCACATTCACTAAACTCTTCTGTTCAACCAAACGATTACTCGTTTACTGCATCTTTCAGAGCTTTACCAGCTTTGAACTTCGGCGCCTTGCAAGCAGCGATATTCATGGTCTTACCTGTCTGAGGATTTCTTCCCTCTCTTGCAGCTCTCTTGCTGATCTCAAATGTACCAAATCCTACTAACTGAACTTTCTGATCTGCTTTCAGCTGAGCAGTTACTACGTCAACAAATGCCTTCAGAGCTTTCTCAGAATCCTTCTTGGATAAATCTGCTTTCTCAGCGATTGCTGCTACTAATTCTGTTTTGTTCATGAATGTTTCCTCCTCTTATTTTATGGAACAATGATCTATCTATATGAGCTTGTCCCACTCATTCATATTATGAGCGCGTCCTCACATAATGTTATACCTGTTCCCCCTGTATTTGTCAAGGATTTTTCCCTATCTGGCGGCTTTTTACGCGCCAAATGCATACCGTTTGCGTTATTAGAGCATCTTATCAATCATCTGAAGGACAGCTTCACCCATTTCCTCGGATTTCTCGTCTGCATCTTCCAGAGAAGTTCCCTTTACTCCGTAGTAGAATTTTACTTTTGGCTCTGTACCGGAAGGACGTACACACAGCCAGGTTCCGTCCGGCATATCATAGTACAGAACATTGGAATTCGGCAGACCTGTTGTGGTAACTTCGCCTGTCTCCATATCCTGAACCGTGTCTTTCTTGTAGTCTCTTGCCTTGAGCACTTTGTATCCTGCGATCTCAGCCGGCGGATTCTTACGCAGCGTCTCCAGGATCTCCTGGATCTTAGCCAGTCCCTCGATTCCTTTCAGGGTAATGGACTGGATAGCGTCTTTGTAGTATCCGTATCTTTCGTACATCTCGATCATCGCATCCCACAAAGTCTTGCCCTGAGTCTTGTAATAAGCGGCTGCCTCGCAGAGTGCCATGGTTGCAACGATTGCGTCTTTGTCTCTTGCATGCGTTCCGATCAGACATCCGTAACTCTCTTCAAATCCAAACAGATACTGTCCTTTTCCGGTCTGTTCAAATCCAAGGATCTGCTGTCCGATATACTTGAATCCGGTCAGGACCTCGATCAGTCCGACTCCGTAATATTCTGCAATGGCGTCTGCCATGTTGGAGGTTACGATGGTCTTGATCAGTTTGCCGTCTTCCGGAAGTCCGTACAGTGCTTTTCTCTGTCCGATCTCATAATCTGCCAGCAGACATCCGGACATATTTCCGGTCAGGACTTTGTATTCTCCGGACTTGCTATCTTTGACATAAACACCCAGACGGTCTGCATCCGGATCCGTAGCCAGTACGATATCCGCATCCACTTCTTTTGCCAGCTTCAGTCCCAGTTCAAAAGCTTCTGCTGCTTCCGGGTTCGGATAGGAAACGGTCGGGAATTCTCCGTCCGGCAGTTCCTGTTCTTTTACGACATATACATTTTCAAATCCCAGTTCTTTTAAGATACGACGTGCCGGAATATTACCGGTACCATGCAGCGGGCTGTATACGATCTTCAGGTCTTTTCCGACTGCATCAATGGCGTCCTGATGGAGCACCTGTTTCTTTAATTCCGCAATATAAGTATCATCTACTTCTTTGCCGATCACTTCATACAGACCTTTTGCCTTTGCTTCGTCAAGCGGCATGGTCTTCATTGTCGTATAATCTACGACTGCCTTTACTTCGTCCATGATTCCCTTGTCATGAGGCGGTGTAATCTGCGCGCCGTCCTCCCAGTATACTTTATATCCGTTGTACTCCGGTGGATTGTGGCTCGCAGTGATGTTGATTCCTGCGATACATCCCAGTTTGCGGACTGCGTAAGACAGTTCCGGTGTCGGGCGAAGAGATTCGAAGACATAAGCCTTGATTCCGTTTGCCGCAAGACAAAGAGCTGCTTCATCTGCAAATTCTGGAGACATCCGTCTGGAATCAAATGCAATTGCAACTCCCTTGTCAGCATTTCCACTCTTCTGTATGTAATTTGCAAGTCCCTGTGTTGCTTTTCTTACAGTATAAATATTCATACGGTTGGTTCCGGCTCCGATCACACCACGAAGTCCGGCTGTTCCAAATTCCAAATCCGTATAAAAGCGTTCTTTTATTTCATTTTCATCATCTTTCAGACCTTCCAGCTCTGCCTTTGTGTCTGCATCAAAATATGGATTTGACAGCCATTCTTGGTATCTTTCCTTGTACTCCATCTTTGTACCTCCTGAAAATCATTTCTTCTCTATATTATACAACATGTGTCTATAAATGGAAAGAAAATATCTTCTCAATGAGCGCGATTTTCCCCTCCGTCTGTGACACGCAGATCTTTAATTTTTCGGTATTTTTCTGAGGCACCCACGCTTTGTTGGAATGATAGTAGGAATTGGCGATCTTCCAGAATTTTTCCGGATAGAGAAGCCGAAGTGCCAGATATTCTTTCTCTGCTTTTTCCAGCGGCCTGACTCCGTCATAGGCTTCCAACATCTTTACGCCCAGACTTTCCTTCCACCCATGTTTTTCCATCACCTTTCGGAAAAAATAATAAAAATCTGCCATCTGGATTTCTATATGAAACCGTTCAAATCCGGTGGTTGCAATCTCTCCTTGGACAAACAGAAGATTGTGATAATTATAATCCCCATGAACCAGGCATTTCCTGACAAGACTTTCCCGATACAGGGCATCATATCCCGTCCTTTCCAGCCGCTGTATCACCAGATCTGCCAGCCGGTTCATTTCCTCAAAATGTCTCAGATACAACAATTCAAATTCATCTTTCCGGCTTCTGCATCGAATGTACTCCCTTACCTTTCTCAGTTCCCGGTTGTGCCGCAGATAGTCTTCCTTCAGATTTCCTCCGCAGACCGGTTCCGAAAATATTGCTCTGTTCCATTCATTCTCAATGCCCGATCCCATTTCCGTTTTCGCTTCGTCCGTTTCATCCCGTTGTTCGGTCTGCCCCTGTCCCTTTCCGACAATGGAGTTACCGTCCCGCCAGAACATGACTTGATGCAGCCTCGCCAGATTCCGGACACTTTGCAGGACTTCCGTCTCTTTTCTCACATCACATTCCCTGCCGGTAAACCAGTGTTTCAACAGATAATGTGTGCCGTCCCGGTAGACACTGAGACAGTTGCCTTCTTTGGTCAGAACCGGAAGATCCACCCGTTCAAATCCCTCTTCTTTCAGTTGAAGGCAGAGTTGATACAGCAGCGGCGCACGCTTTTCCGAAAAATGAACCTCTTTTAAGAGCAGTCCTCCCTGATCTGTATCGCAAAAAAACGCACCCCTTATTTTACGGGTGCTTCTGACTTCTATATCGTATTGTTCCAAGACTTCTAATTCATACTCTCTCATATCCGCCCCCTGCACCATACAATTCCGACTCTGTTAAATGTATGATGCAAAGGTGAATGGTATGCTATTTTTTCAGCTTTTTCCTGACATATTTACACAGGTATTCCTTCGTGTTGCGCTCCGGCGCATCGATCACTTTTTCCAACAATTCATTTAAGGTATCTCCAAGTTCTTTGCCCGGTTCCATTCCAAGTTCCATCAGATCTCTTCCTGTCACCGCCAGATCCTTCAAGGTCACACATTCCTTATCTTTCAGGATCTGCTGATAGATTTCCTGCATATCCAAAATGTTCTGGATCTTTTTACTGCGCTGATAATTGCTCTGCGCTTTTACATCTGCCATCCGCACCTCCAGATACAGAGGAAACAGATCCACCCCGATCCGGTTCATGGCTCTTCGCACATTTCTCGGCGTTGCTGCCGCACGATAATCATGATAGCAGACCAGACGGGTCACCTGGCGCACGGTTTCATTATCAAACTTCAGTCTTCTCAGGACTTTTCTGGCAATCTCTTCGCTAACCAGGGCATGTCCTTCAAAATGATCCACGCCCTTCTCATCGGTAGTCTTCATAGACGGCTTGCCCATATCGTGGAACAGGATCGTAAACCGCAATACCTTATCTGCACGTATATTTTTCAACGCCTGCAGCGTATGCCGGTCCACATCGAAAATATGATGGCGGATGTTCTGATGCACTCCCACCATGGCATCCCACTCCGGAAGGATTACCTTTGTAATTCCCAGCTCACAGGCATCATTGATCAGCTCCGGATGATCTGACATCAAGAGTTTCGTCAGTTCCACCCGAATTCGTTCCGCACTGATCTTATTTAAGGTCGGTGCCAGCACCCGAATGGCTGCTGCCGTCTTGTCTTCAATCGGAAATGCAAGCTGCGCCGAAAAACGAACCGCCCGCAGAATCCGCAGTGCATCTTCCGAAAATCGCTCCATCGGATCTCCCACGCAGCGGATCAGATGTCCGTTCAGATCTTTCATTCCACCAAAAGGATCCACCAACCGGTCCGTATCATTATACGCCATGGCATTGATGGTAAAATCCCGTCGTTTCAAGTCTTCTGTCAGACTTCTGGTAAACGTCACTTCCTTCGGATGCCGGCCATCTTCATATTCTCCGTCCACCCGGTAAGTGGTGACCTCAAACCCTTCTTTTCCAAGCATGACCGTTACAGTTCCATGCTCAATCCCCGTATCTACGGTACGGGAAAACAGTCGTTTTACTTCCTGCGGCGTAGCCGATGTGGTAATGTCCCAGTCCTGCGGTACTCTGCCCAGAATGGAGTCCCGCACACAGCCTCCCACGATATATGCTTCATATCCATGTAATATGAGATTTTCAAGAATCATACTTACCTTTGCAGGCAATGGTATCTTCATAGGGTATCCAAGACCTCCCTTTCTCTCTTTTGACAACTAAATATTATAACCTGTCTTTCCTGTTTCCTCAACCATTTCAGGGCAGATTTCAGCCGGTTGTCGTCATAACAGGCAAAGGTTTCATCCAAAATCAAAGGAAAATCCGCCGGCAGTAACACCTTTGCCGCAGCCATTCGAAATGCAAAATATGCCTGCTGCGCCGTCCCTTCGCTGACCTGATACAACCGTAATATCCGATGTTCATCATACAGTCTCAGTTCTCCATTTTCTTCCAGGCGAAGTGTCGGATAAGCTCCATTTGTAATCTCACACAGGATTTCCGATGCAGACTGCTGAAATTCCGTCCGAAAATCTCTTGCCGTCTCTCTCGCAATCTCCATCATCCGTTCTGCTGCCAGATCCAGCGCGCGGATCTGCTGCATCTGATTCTTTTCACGCTCTGTACGGTCCAGCAATTCTTCTTCCTCTTCCCGAAGATTCTCCAGTTCTCTGGAAAGTTCCCGAATCTCCTGAGTTAATTCTTCAGATTTCCAGTGCAGACGCTTTCGCTGTTCCTCTGTCACTGCTGCCTTTTCCCGATCCTGCCAGCGTATCTCAACTTCGCCTTTTTCTCTTCGAAACCTCAGATTTCTTTCCTGTTCTTCCTTTTTCTTATGCAACCACAAAATCAGGCAGCCCACTCCTGCTGCCACTGACAGAATCATCCCCGGAATCCGAAGGGCAAACAGATCTGTCACTGCCAGAATTATTCCGACCAGACACAGACATAAAAATACAATGATTACTCCTAAACCACCGGCCCGATTCCTGTTTCTTATCGTTTCATGATCTTCCTTCCGATTTTGACTCTGTGATTCCTCCTGATTTTTCTGATAAAGTTCTTCCCTGATTTGTCGATTACACTCCTCTTGCTCTCTTTGTTTCCGTTCTTCCCGCGCT
This window of the Mediterraneibacter butyricigenes genome carries:
- the yabQ gene encoding spore cortex biosynthesis protein YabQ, with product MIMGLEREVGVFLCAFLTGVVSACAYEILKLFRKLIRHSGKMVAVEDIFYWIGISIYGFYQLYFTTYGVVRWYFILGVVCGWISEKMVAKKLENHRKTK
- the yabP gene encoding sporulation protein YabP produces the protein MEERQVQKAHKVVLNNRRSGTVTGVLDVLSFDINEILLETEQGMLMVKGSDLHVNRLSVEKGEVDLAGNIDSLVYSSAEGIAGKSGNSFWNRLLK
- a CDS encoding RNA-binding S4 domain-containing protein, translated to MRLDKFLKVSRLIKRRTVANEACDAGRVTVNGTVAKASVKVKVGDIIEIQFGTRTVKVEVLDLQDTTKKEEAKELFKYL
- a CDS encoding HU family DNA-binding protein, which translates into the protein MNKTELVAAIAEKADLSKKDSEKALKAFVDVVTAQLKADQKVQLVGFGTFEISKRAAREGRNPQTGKTMNIAACKAPKFKAGKALKDAVNE
- a CDS encoding phospho-sugar mutase encodes the protein MEYKERYQEWLSNPYFDADTKAELEGLKDDENEIKERFYTDLEFGTAGLRGVIGAGTNRMNIYTVRKATQGLANYIQKSGNADKGVAIAFDSRRMSPEFADEAALCLAANGIKAYVFESLRPTPELSYAVRKLGCIAGINITASHNPPEYNGYKVYWEDGAQITPPHDKGIMDEVKAVVDYTTMKTMPLDEAKAKGLYEVIGKEVDDTYIAELKKQVLHQDAIDAVGKDLKIVYSPLHGTGNIPARRILKELGFENVYVVKEQELPDGEFPTVSYPNPEAAEAFELGLKLAKEVDADIVLATDPDADRLGVYVKDSKSGEYKVLTGNMSGCLLADYEIGQRKALYGLPEDGKLIKTIVTSNMADAIAEYYGVGLIEVLTGFKYIGQQILGFEQTGKGQYLFGFEESYGCLIGTHARDKDAIVATMALCEAAAYYKTQGKTLWDAMIEMYERYGYYKDAIQSITLKGIEGLAKIQEILETLRKNPPAEIAGYKVLKARDYKKDTVQDMETGEVTTTGLPNSNVLYYDMPDGTWLCVRPSGTEPKVKFYYGVKGTSLEDADEKSEEMGEAVLQMIDKML
- a CDS encoding phosphotransferase, with amino-acid sequence MREYELEVLEQYDIEVRSTRKIRGAFFCDTDQGGLLLKEVHFSEKRAPLLYQLCLQLKEEGFERVDLPVLTKEGNCLSVYRDGTHYLLKHWFTGRECDVRKETEVLQSVRNLARLHQVMFWRDGNSIVGKGQGQTEQRDETDEAKTEMGSGIENEWNRAIFSEPVCGGNLKEDYLRHNRELRKVREYIRCRSRKDEFELLYLRHFEEMNRLADLVIQRLERTGYDALYRESLVRKCLVHGDYNYHNLLFVQGEIATTGFERFHIEIQMADFYYFFRKVMEKHGWKESLGVKMLEAYDGVRPLEKAEKEYLALRLLYPEKFWKIANSYYHSNKAWVPQKNTEKLKICVSQTEGKIALIEKIFSFHL
- a CDS encoding CCA tRNA nucleotidyltransferase yields the protein MKIPLPAKVSMILENLILHGYEAYIVGGCVRDSILGRVPQDWDITTSATPQEVKRLFSRTVDTGIEHGTVTVMLGKEGFEVTTYRVDGEYEDGRHPKEVTFTRSLTEDLKRRDFTINAMAYNDTDRLVDPFGGMKDLNGHLIRCVGDPMERFSEDALRILRAVRFSAQLAFPIEDKTAAAIRVLAPTLNKISAERIRVELTKLLMSDHPELINDACELGITKVILPEWDAMVGVHQNIRHHIFDVDRHTLQALKNIRADKVLRFTILFHDMGKPSMKTTDEKGVDHFEGHALVSEEIARKVLRRLKFDNETVRQVTRLVCYHDYRAAATPRNVRRAMNRIGVDLFPLYLEVRMADVKAQSNYQRSKKIQNILDMQEIYQQILKDKECVTLKDLAVTGRDLMELGMEPGKELGDTLNELLEKVIDAPERNTKEYLCKYVRKKLKK